From bacterium, one genomic window encodes:
- a CDS encoding cbb3-type cytochrome c oxidase subunit I, whose protein sequence is MIFAFRKIIECESRRIGFLYLVSCAVFLLVGTACALAVQVDLSKLNLVSLDPEQFGRALTQHGMVMVFVFLLPLMAGTLGNFALPAALGVRNLAIPGLSLVGWFCHVIGGILILVSVELGSYTSGWTMLMPPTVSKLLFGSLIVGLALCAGSVFIQAICIVSSILSRRCRAIGLNQLSLSSGFFFFGRLLIFSSLRFAL, encoded by the coding sequence GTGATTTTCGCGTTTCGCAAAATTATTGAATGTGAAAGCCGCCGGATCGGTTTTCTCTATTTAGTTAGTTGCGCCGTTTTCCTATTGGTAGGTACCGCCTGTGCCTTGGCTGTTCAGGTTGACTTGTCGAAACTGAATCTTGTCTCTCTTGACCCCGAGCAATTCGGCAGAGCGCTTACTCAGCATGGCATGGTCATGGTATTCGTATTTCTTTTGCCACTAATGGCCGGTACGCTCGGGAACTTTGCACTCCCGGCAGCATTGGGAGTCAGGAATCTCGCCATTCCGGGGTTAAGTCTCGTTGGTTGGTTCTGTCATGTCATCGGCGGGATTCTAATCCTCGTAAGCGTTGAACTCGGTTCGTACACCAGCGGGTGGACTATGCTCATGCCTCCCACTGTGTCCAAGCTTCTGTTTGGCTCGCTAATTGTCGGACTCGCTCTCTGCGCTGGCTCAGTTTTCATTCAGGCAATTTGCATTGTTAGTTCCATCCTTTCGCGTCGATGCCGTGCGATCGGCCTAAATCAACTCTCGCTTTCGTCTGGTTTTTTCTTTTTTGGGCGATTATTAATATTCTCGTCGCTCCGGTTCGCATTGTGA
- a CDS encoding ABC transporter permease subunit produces MRLALHIGWYAIRDVARNRWGLLYTAFFLIVTVGLFQLQAQSAKVAVSLMSICLFLIPLVSSLFGTIYFYNSREFVELVLTQPVNRRTVYVGMFCGLGASLVAGFILGVGLPYLFFMTISQEQLLSLLLLLTVGSFLTIIFLAISFLLATILDDRGKGLAAILGVWLFTALVYDGLVMLATMAFSDYPLETPLLIAVVTNPIDLARVTLLVQTDWAALMGYTGAVFNRFFGTGLGVSIAVVALCLWIVTPLLIGLRQFRHKDL; encoded by the coding sequence ATGAGATTAGCTCTTCACATCGGTTGGTATGCTATCCGTGATGTTGCCCGCAACCGCTGGGGTCTGTTGTATACAGCGTTCTTTCTAATAGTGACAGTCGGATTATTCCAGCTTCAAGCTCAATCTGCCAAGGTTGCGGTGAGTTTGATGAGTATCTGCCTGTTCTTAATTCCGCTGGTCAGTTCATTGTTTGGAACCATTTACTTTTACAACTCGCGTGAGTTCGTGGAGTTAGTCTTGACCCAGCCGGTGAACCGTCGGACGGTGTACGTCGGGATGTTCTGCGGCCTCGGAGCTTCGCTTGTGGCGGGATTCATTCTTGGTGTCGGCCTGCCGTACTTGTTTTTCATGACGATTAGCCAGGAGCAATTGTTGTCGCTGTTGCTATTGCTGACTGTCGGTTCGTTTCTGACCATTATCTTTTTGGCGATTTCATTCCTGTTGGCGACGATTCTTGACGACCGCGGGAAGGGACTGGCGGCAATATTGGGTGTTTGGCTTTTCACGGCCCTTGTTTACGACGGGTTGGTGATGCTGGCAACTATGGCGTTCTCCGACTATCCGCTCGAAACGCCTCTGTTAATTGCGGTGGTGACAAACCCGATCGATCTGGCGAGAGTCACGCTTTTGGTACAGACCGATTGGGCGGCTTTGATGGGATACACCGGAGCGGTGTTCAATCGATTCTTTGGAACAGGTCTGGGTGTTTCGATTGCGGTCGTGGCATTGTGCTTATGGATAGTCACGCCGTTACTTATTGGGTTGCGGCAATTCAGGCATAAGGATCTATAG
- a CDS encoding ABC transporter ATP-binding protein, whose translation MIEITNLHKRFGKFVALHDVSLSIKRGSVTGIIGPNGSGKSTLIKCLLGLVNPTSGTITVNGSVLDGACDYRQSIGYVPQIARFPQDLTGNEIIDIVKGLRKEPATLERELVERFDLRHELAKRTRALSGGTRQKLSMVLAGMYDPELLILDEPTAGLDPVSNIRLKQFIGDHRNQKRTVLITTHIMSDLEEMVDEVVIIIDGRIRFAGAIRELKLQTGELRLEVAVARLLEREAA comes from the coding sequence ATGATAGAAATCACTAATCTCCATAAACGCTTCGGCAAGTTTGTCGCGTTGCACGATGTCTCGCTCTCGATCAAGCGCGGGAGTGTCACAGGCATCATCGGACCCAACGGTTCCGGCAAGTCAACTCTGATCAAGTGCCTGCTCGGTTTGGTTAATCCGACGTCCGGCACGATCACCGTCAATGGATCAGTTCTGGATGGAGCATGCGACTACCGGCAATCGATCGGCTATGTACCGCAGATTGCCCGCTTTCCGCAGGATCTCACCGGCAACGAGATCATTGATATCGTCAAGGGATTGCGGAAGGAGCCCGCCACTTTGGAACGTGAATTGGTCGAGCGGTTCGATTTGCGGCATGAGCTTGCCAAGCGAACACGCGCACTATCTGGCGGAACTCGCCAGAAGTTGAGTATGGTGCTCGCCGGGATGTACGATCCCGAGTTGCTCATCCTCGATGAACCGACAGCGGGACTTGATCCGGTTTCCAACATTCGTCTCAAGCAGTTCATTGGCGATCATCGCAATCAGAAGCGAACGGTTCTCATTACCACGCACATCATGAGTGACTTGGAAGAAATGGTAGACGAGGTTGTCATCATCATTGATGGCCGAATTCGTTTTGCCGGCGCGATCCGGGAACTCAAGCTTCAGACCGGTGAGCTTCGACTTGAAGTAGCTGTTGCACGACTGCTCGAAAGGGAGGCGGCATGA
- a CDS encoding nitrous oxide reductase family maturation protein NosD, translated as MTLWSKSCRTGQSIRHIEFFRHITGVLTAVSLIIGSKSAVADVITVQPGGAIQTVSEALLLAMPGDTVRVESGTYLESNLRVIKPLTLIGNDWPVVDAAGRGPIFEVTASNVVIAGFELRGVPVSFVKEHAAILLSETENCEIRDNRFVDNFFAVYLAHSNRCRVIRNSILGSATALTSAGNGVHMWYCRDIAVQDNQIHGQRDGIYLEFVKHSTISGNDSSDNLRYGLHFMYSDSCRYEKNRFAHNGAGVAVMYTSQVDMLENTFEDSWGGASYGLLLKDIRDSRVLGNAITRNSVGIYLEGSDRIVIEGNQFHANGWAIKIMANCVGSKVIANDFIDNSFQVATNSRQSFSEFDGNYWSTYHGYDLDRDGFGDMPYRPVSLYSLIVESEPATMVLIRSLLVDLLNLAERIMPTLTPEALADTKPRMKPVS; from the coding sequence TTGACTCTTTGGTCGAAGTCATGCCGGACAGGGCAGAGCATTCGTCACATCGAATTTTTCCGCCACATTACCGGAGTGCTGACGGCGGTCAGCTTAATCATTGGATCGAAGTCTGCTGTTGCGGATGTGATCACTGTTCAGCCGGGGGGGGCGATTCAAACCGTGTCCGAAGCGCTCTTGCTGGCCATGCCGGGCGATACCGTGCGCGTCGAGTCGGGGACTTACCTTGAGTCGAACCTCCGTGTTATCAAGCCCCTGACACTAATCGGTAACGATTGGCCGGTTGTGGATGCTGCCGGTCGCGGGCCAATATTCGAAGTGACCGCTTCAAATGTCGTAATCGCCGGATTTGAACTTCGCGGCGTCCCGGTCAGTTTCGTCAAAGAACACGCTGCGATTCTACTTAGTGAAACCGAAAACTGCGAAATTCGCGATAATCGTTTTGTCGACAATTTCTTCGCGGTTTATCTGGCGCACTCCAATCGGTGTCGAGTCATTCGAAATTCAATACTCGGTTCAGCGACGGCACTGACTTCCGCCGGCAACGGTGTTCACATGTGGTACTGCAGAGACATTGCAGTTCAGGATAATCAGATCCATGGTCAGCGCGATGGCATCTATTTAGAGTTTGTTAAGCACAGTACTATCAGCGGGAATGACAGTTCGGACAATTTGCGTTACGGGTTGCATTTCATGTACTCTGACAGTTGCCGGTACGAAAAGAATCGTTTTGCCCACAATGGCGCCGGTGTTGCCGTGATGTATACGAGTCAAGTCGATATGCTAGAGAACACTTTTGAAGATAGCTGGGGTGGCGCCTCGTACGGGTTGCTGCTCAAGGATATCAGAGATAGTCGCGTCCTGGGAAATGCCATCACGAGAAACTCCGTCGGTATATACCTCGAGGGCTCGGATCGCATCGTCATTGAAGGAAATCAATTTCATGCCAATGGGTGGGCGATCAAGATCATGGCGAATTGTGTCGGGAGCAAGGTCATAGCTAACGACTTTATTGATAACTCTTTCCAAGTTGCCACCAACAGCAGGCAGAGCTTCAGTGAGTTTGACGGTAATTATTGGAGCACCTATCATGGGTACGATCTTGATCGTGACGGTTTTGGCGACATGCCGTATCGGCCGGTCAGTCTGTATTCTCTGATAGTTGAATCTGAACCGGCGACCATGGTTCTGATTCGCAGCCTTTTGGTCGATTTACTCAATCTCGCGGAGCGCATCATGCCGACACTCACGCCGGAAGCTTTGGCGGACACGAAACCAAGGATGAAGCCGGTCTCATGA
- a CDS encoding nitrous oxide reductase accessory protein NosL, translated as MSIRQVAAALVMTLIAATLIGCAGYAPEEIHYGTDQCDYCKMTIADKSFGSELITQKGKVLKYDSIECLAAADMVFANKSQDVHSRWVTDFGQPGQFLDANKAWIVLAERQKSPMGIGLVAVSTEESATKLIDEVGGRIVTWGEVKEIVTVAWKLENSN; from the coding sequence ATGTCGATTAGGCAAGTAGCGGCAGCGCTGGTAATGACTTTAATAGCGGCTACTCTGATTGGGTGTGCGGGCTATGCACCGGAAGAAATCCATTACGGAACCGACCAGTGTGATTACTGCAAAATGACGATTGCCGATAAGAGTTTCGGTTCCGAGCTGATTACTCAAAAGGGGAAAGTATTGAAATACGATTCCATCGAGTGTTTAGCCGCTGCCGACATGGTATTTGCAAACAAATCGCAGGATGTGCACTCGCGATGGGTTACCGACTTTGGCCAACCGGGTCAATTTCTGGACGCGAACAAGGCCTGGATCGTTCTCGCGGAGCGCCAGAAGAGCCCGATGGGGATTGGTTTGGTCGCGGTGAGTACGGAAGAATCAGCGACGAAACTTATCGATGAAGTTGGCGGCAGAATTGTAACATGGGGCGAGGTTAAGGAAATCGTGACAGTGGCTTGGAAACTGGAGAACAGCAATTGA